One Desulfonatronovibrio hydrogenovorans DSM 9292 DNA segment encodes these proteins:
- a CDS encoding response regulator — MSEDKINLLLVDDEEALLDSMRRRLELRGFRVIAVNSGEKALEVARTTPVDVAVVDVKMPGMGGKEVLLALKQEHPDMEVIIMTGHGSFDPHEKDLAGKMHACLAKPCDFASFQQTLMDAYRKSRK; from the coding sequence TTGAGTGAAGACAAGATAAATCTGCTTTTGGTTGATGATGAAGAGGCCCTTCTTGATTCCATGCGCCGCCGTCTGGAGTTGAGAGGTTTCAGGGTTATTGCGGTTAACAGTGGTGAAAAAGCCCTTGAAGTGGCCAGGACAACTCCGGTGGATGTGGCTGTTGTGGATGTGAAGATGCCCGGGATGGGTGGAAAGGAAGTCCTGCTGGCTCTCAAGCAGGAGCACCCTGATATGGAGGTCATTATCATGACCGGCCATGGGTCTTTCGACCCCCATGAAAAAGATTTGGCCGGCAAGATGCACGCCTGCCTGGCCAAGCCTTGTGACTTTGCATCTTTTCAGCAGACCCTGATGGATGCTTATCGTAAGTCTCGAAAATAA